One Rhinolophus sinicus isolate RSC01 linkage group LG06, ASM3656204v1, whole genome shotgun sequence DNA window includes the following coding sequences:
- the MFN2 gene encoding mitofusin-2: MSLFFSRCNSVVTVKKDKRHMAEVNASPLKHFVTAKKKINGIFEQLGAYIQESATFLEDTYRNAELDPVTTEEQVLDVRGYLAKVRGISEVLARRHMKVAFFGRTSNGKSTVINAMLWDKVLPSGIGHTTNCFLRVEGTDGHEAFLLTEGSEEKRSIKTVNQLAHALHQDEQLHAGSLVSVMWPNSKCSLLKDDLVLMDSPGIDVTTELDSWIDKFCLDADVFVLVANSESTLMQTEKQFFHKVSERLSRPNIFILNNRWDASASEPEYMEEVRRQHMERCTSFLVDELGVVDRGQAGDRIFFVSAKEVLNARIQKAQGMPEGGGALAEGFQVRMLEFQNFERRFEECISQSAVKTKFEQHTVRAKQIAEAVRLIMDSLHIAAQEQRVYCLEMREDRQERLRFIDKQLELLAQDYKLRIKQITEEVERQVSTAMAEEIRRLSVLVDEYQMDFHPSPVVLKVYKNELHRHIEEGLGRNMSDRCSTAITSSLQTMQQEMIDGLKPLLPVSLRSQIDMLVPRQCFSLSYDLNCDKLCADFQEDIEFHFSLGWTMLVNRFLGPKNSRRALMGYNDQVQRPVPLTPANPSMPPLPQGSLTQEELMVSMVTGLASLTSRTSMGILVVGGVVWKAVGWRLIALSFGLYGLLYVYERLTWTTKAKERAFKRQFVDYASEKLQLIISYTGSNCSHQVQQELSGTFAHLCQQVDVTRENLEQEIATMNEKIEVLDSLQSKAKLLRNKGGWMDSELNMFVHQYLQPSR; this comes from the exons ATGTCCCTATTCTTCTCTCGATGCAACTCCGTTGTCACGGTCAAGAAGGATAAGAGACACATGGCTGAGGTGAATGCTTCCCCACTCAAGCATTTTGTCACTGCCAAGAAGAAGATCAATGGCATTTTTGAGCAGCTGGGGGCCTACATCCAAGAGAGCGCCACCTTCCTTGAAG ACACCTACAGGAATGCAGAACTGGACCCTGTTACGACAGAAGAACAAGTTCTGGATGTCAGAGGTTACCTGGCCAAAGTGAGGGGCATCAGCGAGGTGCTGGCCCGGCGGCACATGAAAGTGGCCTTTTTTGGCCG GACAAGCAACGGGAAGAGCACCGTGATCAATGCCATGCTCTGGGACAAGGTTCTGCCCTCAGGGATCGGCCACACCACCAACTGCTTCCTGCGGGTGGAGGGCACAGATGGCCACGAGGCCTTCCTCCTCACGGAGGGCTCTGAGGAGAAGAGGAGCATCAAG ACCGTGAACCAGCTGGCGCATGCCCTCCACCAGGACGAGCAGCTGCACGCCGGCAGCTTGGTGAGTGTGATGTGGCCCAACTCCAAGTGCTCACTGCTGAAGGATGACCTCGTGCTGATGGACAG CCCCGGCATTGATGTCACCACAGAGCTGGACAGCTGGATTGACAAGTTTTGCCTGGACGCTGATGTGTTCGTGCTCGTGGCCAACTCGGAGTCCACCCTGATGCAGACG GAAAAGCAGTTCTTCCACAAGGTGAGCGAGCGTCTGTCCCGCCCCAACATCTTCATCCTCAACAATCGTTGGGACGCGTCTGCCTCAGAGCCTGAGTACATGGAGGAG GTGCGGCGGCAGCACATGGAGCGTTGTACCAGCTTCCTGGTGGACGAGCTGGGCGTGGTAGATCGAGGCCAGGCTGGAGACCGCATCTTCTTTGTCTCTGCCAAGGAGGTGCTCAACGCCAGGATCCAGAAGGCCCAGGGCATGCCCGAAGGAG GGGGCGCTCTTGCGGAAGGCTTTCAAGTGAGGATGCTTGAGTTTCAGAATTTTGAGAGGAGGTTTGAG GAGTGCATCTCCCAGTCTGCGGTGAAGACCAAATTCGAGCAGCACACGGTGCGGGCCAAGCAGATTGCGGAGGCGGTTCGCCTCATCATGGACTCTCTGCACATCGCTGCTCAGGAGCAGCG GGTTTACTGCCTGGAAATGCGTGAGGACCGGCAAGAGCGGCTGAGATTCATTGACAAACAGCTGGAGCTCTTGGCACAAGATTACAAACTCAGAATTAAGCAGATTACCGAGGAGGTCGAGAGGCAG GTGTCGACTGCGATGGCTGAGGAGATCAGGCGCCTCTCGGTGCTGGTGGACGAGTACCAGATGGATTTCCACCCTTCTCCAGTCGTCCTCAAGGTCTATAAGAAC GAACTGCACCGCCATATAGAGGAAGGACTGGGCCGAAATATGTCTGACCGCTGCTCCACGGCCATCACCAGCTCCCTGCAAACCATGCAGCAGGAGATGATAG ACGGCTTGAAACCcctccttcctgtgtctttgCGGAGTCAGATCGACATGCTGGTCCCTCGGCAGTGCTTCTCCCTCAGCTACGACCTCAACTGTGACAAGTTGTGTGCTGACTTTCAGGAAGACATCGAGTTCCATTTCTCTCTTGGGTGGACCATGTTGGTGAATCGCTTCCTGGGTCCCAAGAACAGCCGCCGGGCCCTGATGGGCTACAACGACCAG GTTCAGCGTCCCGTCCCTCTGACACCAGCCAACCCCAGCATGCCCCCCCTGCCACAGGGCTCCCTCACCCAAGAAGAACTCATGGTTTCCATGGTCACTGGCCTGGCCTCCCTGACATCTAGGACCTCCATGGGCATTCTTGTTGTTGGAGGAGTG GTGTGGAAGGCGGTGGGCTGGCGGCTCATTGCCCTCTCCTTTGGGCTTTATGGCCTCCTCTACGTCTACGAGCGCCTGACCTGGACCACCAAGGCCAAGGAGAGGGCCTTCAAACGCCAGTTTGTAGACTACGCCAGCGAGAAGCTGCAGCTCATCATCAGTTACACCGGCTCCAACTGCAGCCACCAAGTCCAGCA AGAACTGTCGGGGACTTTTGCTCATTTGTGCCAGCAAGTTGATGTCACCCGGGAGAACCTGGAACAGGAAATTGCCACCATGAACGAGAAAATTGAAGTTCTTGATTCACTTCAGAGCAAAGCAAAACTGCTCAG GAATAAAGGTGGTTGGATGGACAGTGAGCTCAACATGTTCGTGCACCAGTATCTGCAGCCCAGCAGATAG